A window of the Mesorhizobium opportunistum WSM2075 genome harbors these coding sequences:
- a CDS encoding membrane protein translates to MLYVLALLIGVIAGLRAMTAPAAVAWGAWLGWLPVAGTWASFMSHWAAVGIFTILAIIELVTDQLPSTPSRKVPQQFGARILLGAFSGAVIGATGGSTIGGLIAGAIGAVIGTLGGAEARGRLAAAFGKDPPAAFIEDAVAIIGGLLIVAAVA, encoded by the coding sequence ATGCTTTATGTTCTCGCACTGTTGATCGGCGTCATTGCCGGCCTGCGCGCCATGACCGCGCCGGCCGCCGTCGCCTGGGGCGCCTGGCTCGGCTGGCTGCCGGTTGCCGGCACCTGGGCAAGCTTCATGAGCCACTGGGCCGCCGTCGGCATCTTCACCATCCTGGCCATCATCGAACTGGTCACCGACCAGCTGCCGTCGACGCCCAGCCGCAAGGTGCCGCAGCAATTCGGCGCCCGCATCCTGCTTGGCGCCTTCAGCGGTGCGGTAATCGGCGCCACGGGTGGCTCCACCATCGGCGGCCTGATCGCCGGCGCCATCGGCGCGGTCATCGGCACGCTGGGTGGCGCCGAGGCGCGCGGCCGGCTGGCAGCCGCCTTCGGCAAGGATCCGCCCGCCGCCTTCATCGAGGACGCGGTGGCGATCATCGGCGGCCTGCTGATCGTGGCGGCGGTGGCATGA
- a CDS encoding ATP-binding protein, translated as MRVLDSLAGRVVVSLILLTVAFGLVAAGTGSITLHREINEAMDSSMQESARRLLPLVIDDLFGREPSQSPRRLAEAVSDDDGGRLIFQVRDAGGRVLIHSYDAPAEPLTAELVQGFSEASGWRIYTEPAVSGTVFIQVAELDARRNEETLEAATGFLIPMVILIPLSALVAWLTLARFLRPIATLRGEISARHGDNLAPIRTDDLPSELAAIAKSVNSLMRRLNMALDAEKEFTANAAHELRTPIAGALAQTERLIAEASDEAEKKRPRQIRAALSDLADLSEKLMQLARADAGVAVAGKPADLAAVAALVVEDFEQRGQNKGRLRLKTPDNGKALVAIDTDALAIILRNLIENALRHGTEGGEVVIRITDDARLSVVNQGPVVPAPDGLVKRFERGETRAEGSGLGLAIVNRILQQIGATLTLDSPASGQQDGFEATIRFPPHNVNRV; from the coding sequence ATGAGGGTCCTCGACAGCCTTGCGGGTCGCGTCGTTGTCTCGCTGATCCTGCTGACGGTCGCCTTCGGCCTCGTCGCCGCGGGCACTGGAAGTATCACGCTGCATCGTGAAATCAACGAAGCCATGGACAGTTCCATGCAGGAATCAGCGCGTCGGCTGCTGCCGCTGGTCATCGACGATCTTTTCGGACGCGAGCCGTCGCAATCGCCGCGCCGGCTTGCGGAGGCTGTTTCGGACGACGACGGTGGCCGCCTGATTTTCCAAGTGCGGGACGCCGGCGGTCGCGTTCTCATACACTCCTATGATGCTCCCGCGGAGCCGCTCACGGCTGAACTCGTGCAGGGATTTTCCGAGGCTTCTGGATGGCGCATCTACACCGAGCCGGCGGTCAGCGGCACGGTCTTCATTCAGGTCGCCGAGCTCGATGCACGGCGCAATGAGGAAACGCTGGAAGCCGCCACCGGCTTTCTGATACCGATGGTCATCCTCATTCCGTTGAGCGCGCTGGTCGCGTGGCTGACCCTGGCGCGCTTCCTGAGGCCGATCGCGACGCTGCGCGGCGAGATTAGCGCCCGTCACGGTGACAATCTCGCTCCGATCCGCACCGACGACCTGCCCTCCGAACTCGCGGCCATCGCCAAGTCTGTCAACAGCCTGATGCGGCGTCTCAACATGGCACTCGACGCCGAAAAGGAATTCACGGCGAATGCCGCGCATGAACTGCGCACACCGATCGCCGGCGCGCTGGCCCAGACGGAGCGACTGATCGCGGAAGCTTCGGACGAGGCAGAAAAAAAGCGCCCACGCCAGATAAGGGCGGCCCTGTCCGATCTCGCCGACCTGTCCGAAAAGCTGATGCAGCTAGCGCGTGCCGATGCTGGAGTAGCAGTTGCCGGCAAACCAGCCGATCTTGCCGCGGTCGCAGCATTGGTGGTCGAAGACTTCGAGCAGCGCGGCCAGAACAAGGGCCGCCTTCGCCTTAAGACGCCTGACAATGGCAAGGCGCTGGTCGCGATCGACACAGATGCACTGGCAATAATCCTGCGCAACCTGATCGAGAACGCATTGCGGCATGGCACCGAAGGCGGCGAAGTTGTCATTCGCATCACTGATGATGCCCGGCTCAGCGTGGTCAACCAAGGTCCGGTGGTTCCGGCCCCGGATGGCCTTGTCAAACGGTTCGAACGCGGTGAAACACGTGCCGAAGGATCAGGCCTCGGACTGGCGATCGTCAATAGAATACTACAACAGATCGGTGCGACCCTGACCCTGGATTCACCGGCTTCCGGCCAGCAGGACGGCTTTGAAGCAACGATCCGCTTCCCGCCGCATAACGTCAATCGAGTTTAA
- a CDS encoding PepSY domain-containing protein, translated as MKPLILTALVMVFAGPAFAADRCDVPTDQWQPREALQKKLESEGWKVRSIKTENGCYEAKALDANGKKLEAVFNPKTLESVGADSDDG; from the coding sequence ATGAAACCCCTGATCCTGACCGCGCTGGTGATGGTTTTTGCCGGGCCGGCCTTCGCTGCCGACAGATGCGATGTGCCCACCGACCAGTGGCAGCCGCGTGAAGCGCTGCAAAAGAAGCTTGAAAGCGAGGGCTGGAAGGTCCGCAGCATCAAGACGGAAAACGGCTGCTATGAAGCCAAGGCGCTCGATGCCAACGGCAAGAAGCTGGAAGCCGTCTTTAATCCCAAGACGCTCGAGTCGGTTGGCGCCGATTCCGACGACGGTTGA
- a CDS encoding cytochrome b/b6 domain-containing protein — protein MNVTASTRGTLVQVWSPYVRLFHWSLVLCVAVAWLSSGETMKVHELAGYSAGVLITSRLIAGLAGSGYTRFHQFVHGPRAVGLYLSDVAKGDEKRYLGHNPAGGAMVLALLACVAGIALTGWMQTTDTWWGVGWVEDTHKILGNGILVLIGLHVGGVLLASLRHGENLVRAMVTGRKRAPSPEDVA, from the coding sequence ATGAACGTCACCGCTTCGACACGAGGGACTTTGGTCCAGGTCTGGAGCCCCTACGTCCGCCTCTTTCACTGGTCGCTGGTCCTGTGCGTTGCGGTGGCGTGGCTGTCTTCTGGCGAAACCATGAAGGTGCATGAGCTGGCCGGCTACAGCGCGGGCGTGCTGATCACATCTCGGCTGATCGCCGGCTTGGCCGGATCCGGATACACGCGCTTCCATCAGTTCGTGCACGGACCGCGCGCGGTCGGCTTGTATCTCTCCGATGTGGCGAAGGGCGATGAAAAGCGCTATCTCGGCCATAACCCTGCCGGCGGCGCCATGGTGCTGGCACTTCTGGCCTGCGTGGCAGGAATTGCACTTACCGGCTGGATGCAGACCACCGACACTTGGTGGGGGGTGGGTTGGGTCGAGGACACGCACAAGATCCTGGGCAATGGCATCCTGGTGCTGATCGGGCTGCATGTTGGTGGCGTGTTGCTGGCCAGCCTGCGCCATGGCGAAAACCTTGTTCGTGCCATGGTCACCGGCCGTAAACGTGCGCCATCGCCGGAGGACGTCGCCTGA
- a CDS encoding FAD-containing oxidoreductase translates to MTAKTFDAIIIGAGQAGSPLAGRLTAAGMSVALIERKLVGGTCVNTGCMPTKTMVASAYAAHLARRAADYGVTLSGPVGVDYKVIKARKDKVTINARTNLETWIAGMKGCTLYRGHARFETANTVRVGDELLTAEKVFLNTGGRASVPDLPGVHDIDYLTNSTMMDLDVLPRHLIVVGGSYISLEFAQMFRRFGSEVTVIEKSPRLTGREDEDVSAAILSILENEDIAVHLGADDIGFARQGGDIAVTFSVGKPPAVGSHVLLALGRTPNTDDLGLDKAGVEVDKRGFVTIDDQLRTNVPGIWAMGDCNGRGAFTHTSYNDYEIVAANLLDNDPRKVSDRIEAYALYIDPPLGRCGMTEAAVRKSGRRALVGQRPMTRVGRAVEKGETQGFMKILVDADTREILGCSVLGPGGDEAVHCVLDLMYAKAPVDTLARAVHIHPTVSELLPTIAQELKPLA, encoded by the coding sequence ATGACAGCCAAGACTTTCGACGCCATCATCATCGGCGCTGGCCAGGCGGGGTCGCCATTGGCCGGCCGGCTGACGGCCGCTGGCATGAGCGTGGCGCTGATCGAGCGCAAGCTGGTCGGCGGCACCTGCGTCAACACCGGCTGCATGCCGACCAAGACCATGGTCGCCAGCGCCTATGCCGCGCATCTCGCCAGGCGCGCCGCCGATTATGGCGTGACGCTCTCAGGCCCCGTCGGGGTCGACTACAAAGTGATCAAGGCGCGCAAGGACAAGGTGACGATCAACGCCCGCACCAATCTGGAGACATGGATCGCCGGCATGAAGGGCTGCACCCTCTATCGCGGCCACGCACGCTTCGAGACCGCCAACACGGTGCGCGTCGGCGACGAACTTCTGACCGCCGAAAAGGTCTTCCTCAACACCGGCGGCCGCGCTTCTGTGCCCGACCTGCCCGGCGTCCACGACATCGACTACCTGACCAATTCCACGATGATGGATTTAGACGTGCTGCCGCGCCACCTGATCGTTGTCGGCGGCAGCTACATCTCGCTCGAATTCGCGCAGATGTTCCGCCGCTTCGGCTCGGAAGTCACCGTCATCGAAAAGAGCCCGCGCCTGACCGGCCGCGAGGACGAGGACGTCTCCGCCGCCATCCTGTCGATTCTCGAAAACGAAGACATCGCCGTCCATCTCGGCGCCGACGACATCGGCTTTGCCAGACAGGGCGGGGATATCGCCGTGACCTTCTCCGTCGGCAAGCCGCCGGCTGTCGGCTCGCACGTGCTGCTGGCGCTCGGCCGCACCCCCAACACCGACGATCTCGGGCTCGACAAGGCCGGCGTGGAAGTCGACAAACGCGGCTTCGTCACCATCGACGACCAGTTGCGCACCAACGTGCCAGGCATCTGGGCGATGGGCGACTGCAACGGCAGGGGCGCCTTCACCCACACCTCCTACAACGACTATGAGATCGTCGCCGCCAACTTGCTCGACAACGATCCGCGCAAGGTCAGCGACCGCATCGAGGCCTACGCGCTCTACATCGACCCGCCGCTCGGCCGCTGCGGCATGACAGAGGCCGCGGTCAGGAAATCCGGCCGCCGGGCGCTGGTCGGCCAACGGCCGATGACGCGCGTCGGCCGCGCCGTCGAAAAGGGCGAGACGCAAGGCTTCATGAAGATCCTTGTCGATGCCGACACCAGGGAAATCCTCGGCTGCTCGGTGCTCGGCCCCGGCGGCGACGAGGCGGTGCATTGCGTGCTCGACCTGATGTACGCCAAGGCGCCCGTCGACACGCTGGCGCGCGCCGTGCACATCCATCCGACCGTCTCGGAACTGCTGCCCACCATCGCGCAGGAGCTGAAGCCGCTGGCCTGA
- a CDS encoding cysteine hydrolase family protein, translating into MSDPVKTAPRRALIVIDVQNDYDGGNLAIQHPPFRDSVVNVARAMDAATAAGVKVVVVKQMAPETSPVFAKGSHGAELHPEIARRGRDHYIEKNLPSAFTGTDLEDWLRANAIDTLTVVGYMTHNCDLSTIIHAVHMGFAVEFLSDATGSLPYANSAGYASAEEIHRVVTIILQSRFAAVLKTAEWVECLKTGALPERDTIYASNQRALARNAA; encoded by the coding sequence ATGTCTGACCCAGTCAAAACCGCACCGCGCCGCGCTCTCATCGTCATCGACGTCCAGAACGACTATGATGGCGGCAATCTCGCCATCCAGCATCCGCCGTTCCGCGACAGCGTCGTCAACGTGGCGCGGGCCATGGATGCGGCCACTGCTGCCGGCGTCAAGGTAGTGGTGGTCAAGCAGATGGCACCCGAGACATCGCCAGTTTTCGCCAAGGGCAGCCATGGCGCCGAATTGCATCCGGAGATCGCCAGGCGCGGCCGCGACCACTATATCGAAAAGAACCTGCCTTCCGCCTTCACCGGCACCGACCTCGAGGATTGGCTGCGCGCCAACGCCATCGATACGCTCACGGTGGTCGGCTACATGACGCATAATTGCGATCTGTCGACCATCATCCACGCCGTGCATATGGGCTTTGCGGTCGAATTCCTGTCCGACGCCACCGGCTCGCTACCTTATGCCAACAGCGCCGGCTATGCCTCGGCGGAGGAGATTCACCGCGTGGTCACGATCATCCTGCAGTCGCGCTTCGCGGCGGTGCTCAAGACCGCCGAGTGGGTGGAATGCCTGAAGACCGGCGCCTTGCCGGAGCGCGATACGATCTACGCCTCCAACCAGCGGGCGCTGGCGCGCAACGCGGCCTAG
- a CDS encoding sugar O-acetyltransferase: MAESERTRMAAGQWYTCLDDELEALRAKARDAVFEHNTLPPRQRGNLGPALKTLLGGVGEGARIEAPFHCAYGFNIFLGDNVFLNAGCTILDTAPVRIGKGTLLGPNVQIYCAEHHRQAAGRQAGLEIARPVEIGANAWIGGSAVILGGVSIGEGAIVGAGAVVTRDVPADTTVVGNPARAVKLD; encoded by the coding sequence ATGGCTGAGAGCGAGCGCACAAGGATGGCCGCCGGCCAATGGTACACCTGCCTCGATGACGAATTGGAAGCCTTGCGAGCCAAGGCGCGCGATGCGGTGTTCGAGCACAACACGTTGCCGCCGAGGCAGCGCGGCAATCTCGGGCCTGCCCTTAAGACATTGCTGGGCGGCGTGGGCGAGGGCGCCCGCATCGAAGCGCCGTTCCATTGCGCCTATGGCTTCAACATCTTTCTCGGCGACAATGTTTTTCTCAACGCCGGCTGCACCATCCTGGACACGGCGCCGGTGCGCATCGGCAAGGGGACGCTGCTCGGCCCCAATGTCCAGATCTATTGCGCCGAGCACCACAGGCAAGCGGCGGGACGGCAGGCGGGACTGGAGATCGCCAGGCCGGTCGAGATCGGCGCAAATGCCTGGATCGGCGGTAGCGCGGTCATCCTTGGCGGCGTCAGCATCGGCGAGGGCGCCATCGTCGGCGCCGGTGCGGTGGTGACGCGCGACGTGCCCGCCGACACCACGGTGGTCGGCAATCCGGCGCGGGCGGTTAAACTCGATTGA
- a CDS encoding formate--tetrahydrofolate ligase, with protein MAEVKSDIEIARGARKKQIQEIGQKIGIPTEHLLPYGHDKAKISAEFIKSVKGNKDGKLILVTAINPTPAGEGKTTTTVGLGDGLNRIGKKAIVCIREASLGPNFGVKGGAAGGGYAQVVPMEDMNLHFTGDFHAITTAHNLLSALIDNHIYWGNELGIDTRRVVWRRVMDMNDRALREIICSLGGVANGFPREAGFDITVASEVMAILCLSTDLKDLEKRLGDIIVAYRRDKSPVYARDLKADGAMAVLLKDAMQPNLVQTLENNPAFVHGGPFANIAHGCNSVVATTTALKLADYVVTEAGFGADLGAEKFFDIKCRKAGLKPAAAVIVATVRAMKMNGGVKKEDLGKENVEAVKKGCANLGRHIENIRQFGVPAVVAINHFYSDTDAEIQAMKDYVASMGEEAILCKHWANGSAGIEDLANKVVALAESGASQFAPLYPDAMPLFEKINTIVQRIYRGSEAIADKSVRDQLKAWEDAGYGNLPVCMAKTQYSFSTDPNLRGAPTGHTVPVREVRLSAGAGFVVIICGEVMTMPGLPKAPSSEKIFLNEMGQIEGLF; from the coding sequence ACGGCAAGCTGATCCTGGTCACCGCCATCAACCCGACCCCGGCCGGCGAAGGCAAGACCACCACCACGGTCGGCCTCGGCGACGGCCTGAACCGCATCGGCAAGAAGGCGATCGTCTGCATCCGCGAGGCCTCGCTCGGCCCGAATTTCGGCGTCAAGGGCGGTGCCGCCGGCGGCGGTTACGCACAGGTCGTGCCGATGGAGGACATGAACCTCCACTTCACCGGCGACTTCCACGCCATCACCACCGCGCACAACCTTTTGTCGGCGCTGATCGACAACCATATCTACTGGGGCAATGAGCTCGGCATCGACACCCGCCGCGTGGTGTGGCGCCGCGTCATGGACATGAACGACCGGGCGCTGCGTGAGATCATCTGCTCGCTCGGCGGCGTCGCCAACGGTTTCCCGCGCGAGGCCGGCTTCGATATCACCGTCGCCTCGGAAGTCATGGCGATCCTGTGCCTGTCGACCGACCTGAAGGATCTGGAAAAGCGCCTTGGCGACATCATCGTCGCCTATCGCCGCGACAAGTCGCCGGTCTATGCCCGCGACCTCAAGGCCGACGGCGCCATGGCCGTGCTCCTGAAGGACGCCATGCAGCCCAACCTCGTGCAGACGCTGGAGAACAACCCGGCTTTCGTGCATGGCGGCCCGTTCGCCAACATCGCGCATGGCTGCAACTCGGTCGTCGCCACCACCACGGCGCTGAAGCTCGCCGACTACGTCGTCACCGAGGCCGGCTTCGGCGCCGATCTCGGCGCCGAGAAATTCTTCGACATCAAGTGCCGCAAGGCTGGCCTCAAGCCGGCAGCCGCCGTCATCGTCGCCACTGTGCGCGCCATGAAGATGAATGGCGGCGTCAAGAAGGAAGACCTCGGCAAGGAAAACGTCGAGGCGGTGAAGAAGGGCTGCGCCAACCTTGGCCGCCATATCGAGAACATCCGCCAGTTCGGCGTGCCGGCGGTGGTTGCCATCAACCATTTCTATTCCGACACCGACGCCGAAATCCAGGCGATGAAGGACTATGTCGCCTCGATGGGCGAAGAGGCGATCCTGTGCAAGCACTGGGCCAACGGCTCGGCCGGCATCGAGGATCTTGCCAACAAGGTGGTGGCGCTGGCCGAATCCGGCGCCTCGCAATTCGCGCCGCTCTATCCCGATGCCATGCCGCTGTTCGAGAAGATCAACACCATCGTCCAGCGCATCTATCGCGGCTCGGAGGCGATCGCCGACAAGTCGGTGCGCGACCAGCTCAAGGCCTGGGAAGACGCCGGCTACGGCAACCTGCCGGTCTGCATGGCCAAGACCCAGTACTCGTTCTCGACCGACCCGAACCTGCGCGGCGCGCCGACCGGCCACACCGTGCCGGTGCGCGAAGTCAGGCTTTCGGCCGGTGCTGGCTTCGTCGTCATCATCTGCGGCGAAGTCATGACCATGCCCGGCCTGCCCAAGGCACCGTCCTCGGAAAAGATCTTCCTCAACGAGATGGGCCAGATCGAAGGCCTGTTCTAG
- a CDS encoding MFS transporter: MPLPILALAIASFCIGTTEFVIMGLLPEVAADLGVTIPAAGLLVTGYALGVVFGAPIVAMATAHLPRKPVLVGLAALFVVGNLFCAIAPNYWLLMAARVFTAFGHGAFFGIGSVVAASLVPRNKRASAIALMFAGLTLSNILGVPAGTALGEAFGWRSTFLAVVGIGLISVAAIAWLVPSDVAEPSGGGLRGELRVLGKLQVWLAMLIASLASASLFAVFTYIKPYLSDVSGLSTSAVTWVLLLFGAGMTIGNVIGGRLADWKLMPTVIGTLLLMAVLFVGFMQFGAIPSVAIGVVFLWGLLVFVVVPPLQIRVVEAASEGPNLAATLNQGAFNVGNASGAWIGGVALSAGVSYAHLPLVGAVLALLAVTVAVLSQALDRRIPVAQPAE; encoded by the coding sequence ATGCCGTTGCCGATCCTTGCGCTTGCCATTGCGTCCTTCTGCATCGGCACCACCGAATTCGTCATCATGGGGCTGCTGCCGGAGGTCGCCGCCGATCTCGGCGTGACGATCCCCGCCGCCGGCCTGCTGGTCACCGGCTATGCGCTGGGCGTCGTCTTCGGCGCGCCGATCGTCGCCATGGCCACGGCGCATCTGCCACGCAAGCCGGTGCTGGTCGGGTTGGCCGCCCTGTTTGTTGTCGGCAATCTGTTCTGCGCCATCGCCCCCAACTACTGGCTGCTGATGGCCGCGCGCGTCTTCACCGCCTTCGGCCACGGCGCCTTCTTCGGCATCGGCTCGGTCGTCGCGGCAAGCCTGGTGCCCCGCAACAAGCGCGCCAGCGCCATCGCGCTGATGTTCGCCGGCCTGACGCTGTCCAACATTCTGGGCGTTCCGGCCGGCACGGCGCTTGGCGAAGCTTTCGGCTGGCGCTCCACCTTCCTGGCCGTGGTCGGCATCGGCCTGATCTCGGTCGCGGCCATCGCCTGGCTGGTGCCGTCCGATGTCGCCGAGCCGAGCGGCGGCGGCCTGCGCGGCGAACTGCGCGTGCTGGGCAAGTTGCAGGTCTGGCTGGCGATGCTGATCGCCTCGCTGGCCTCGGCCAGCCTGTTCGCCGTCTTCACCTACATCAAGCCCTATCTCAGCGACGTGTCCGGCCTGTCGACCTCGGCGGTCACCTGGGTGCTCTTGCTGTTCGGCGCCGGCATGACCATCGGCAACGTCATCGGCGGCCGGCTGGCCGACTGGAAGCTGATGCCGACAGTCATCGGCACGCTGCTTTTGATGGCGGTCCTGTTCGTCGGCTTCATGCAGTTCGGCGCGATCCCAAGCGTCGCCATCGGCGTGGTCTTCCTGTGGGGGCTGCTGGTCTTCGTCGTCGTGCCGCCGCTGCAAATCCGCGTCGTCGAGGCGGCTTCCGAAGGACCGAACCTTGCCGCCACGCTCAACCAGGGCGCCTTCAATGTCGGCAACGCCAGCGGGGCATGGATCGGCGGCGTGGCCCTTTCGGCTGGCGTTTCCTATGCCCATCTGCCCCTGGTCGGCGCGGTGCTCGCTTTGCTCGCGGTCACCGTGGCGGTGCTGTCACAGGCCCTGGACCGGCGGATCCCCGTCGCACAACCCGCCGAGTAG
- a CDS encoding response regulator: MRVLLIEDDPVLGEAVRDHIAADGHAVDWSTTLGGAGDHLRVVSYELVLLDLHLPDGKGLEFLKTLRRKGADTPVIILTARDQLSDRIAGLNSGADDYLVKPFHLGELSARLAAVARRYAGNPNPLVRLGLLEIDQAARRVVVNGAEAMLTSREWAVLEQFLRRPGMTIGKNQIEDALYAFGAEIESNTVEVYVSRLRKKIGRGALTTVRGLGYRLASP, encoded by the coding sequence GTGCGCGTTCTGCTGATCGAAGACGACCCCGTGCTGGGCGAGGCGGTGCGCGATCACATCGCCGCCGACGGCCATGCCGTGGACTGGAGCACGACGCTTGGCGGTGCCGGCGATCACCTGCGGGTCGTCTCCTATGAACTCGTCCTGCTCGACCTGCATCTGCCTGATGGCAAGGGCCTCGAATTCCTGAAAACGCTGCGTCGTAAGGGCGCTGATACGCCAGTCATCATCCTGACCGCGCGCGACCAGCTCTCGGACCGCATAGCGGGCCTGAATTCCGGCGCCGACGACTATCTGGTCAAGCCCTTCCATCTCGGCGAGTTGTCCGCACGCCTTGCCGCGGTCGCGCGCCGCTATGCCGGAAACCCGAACCCTTTGGTCCGGCTCGGACTCCTCGAGATCGATCAAGCGGCCCGCCGCGTCGTGGTTAACGGCGCTGAGGCCATGCTGACGTCCCGCGAATGGGCAGTGCTGGAGCAGTTCTTGCGCCGACCCGGCATGACGATAGGCAAGAACCAGATCGAGGATGCGCTCTATGCCTTTGGCGCAGAGATCGAAAGCAACACCGTCGAAGTCTATGTTAGCCGCCTGCGCAAGAAGATCGGGCGCGGAGCGTTGACGACCGTAAGGGGGCTAGGCTACCGGCTGGCATCTCCATGA
- a CDS encoding GlxA family transcriptional regulator, with the protein MTDPIIAVLAFDGISPFHLSVPCLVFGEDRTALGLPRFEFRICAVKAGPVHTEAGLTVAAPHGLEGLDGADIVIIPSWHHLGEPPAPVLMEAIRRAHEHGALIVGLCLGTFAIAAAGLLSGRRAATHWAYSERLQELHPDIAVDATVLYVDNGDVVTSAGVAAGLDCCLHIVRARYGAEAALRLARQIVLSPHRQGGQAQFIERPVAKSADADRFTRALDAVRATLGEAHSLDSVAEAAGLTRRTFTRRFQKSIGTSFGDWLTSQRIELAQRLLEATEKSMDIVAFEAGFGSATSLRQHFAARLRTSPAQYRREFSRRGDRREDMVHAAS; encoded by the coding sequence ATGACCGACCCGATCATTGCCGTCCTAGCCTTCGACGGCATCAGCCCATTCCATCTCTCCGTGCCATGCCTGGTGTTCGGCGAGGACAGGACGGCGCTTGGGCTGCCGCGCTTCGAGTTCCGCATCTGCGCGGTCAAGGCCGGCCCGGTCCACACCGAAGCCGGACTGACGGTTGCCGCACCGCATGGGCTCGAAGGACTCGACGGCGCCGATATCGTCATCATCCCAAGCTGGCATCATCTCGGCGAGCCGCCGGCGCCAGTGTTGATGGAGGCGATACGCAGAGCGCACGAGCATGGTGCATTGATTGTCGGACTGTGTCTCGGAACCTTTGCCATTGCCGCGGCTGGACTGCTTTCAGGACGCCGCGCCGCGACGCACTGGGCCTACTCCGAGCGGCTGCAGGAACTCCATCCAGACATCGCGGTCGATGCCACGGTGCTCTATGTCGACAATGGCGACGTCGTGACCTCGGCCGGGGTCGCGGCCGGCCTCGACTGCTGTCTCCACATCGTGCGCGCCCGCTACGGCGCGGAAGCAGCACTGCGGCTCGCCCGCCAGATCGTCCTTTCCCCGCACCGCCAGGGCGGGCAGGCGCAATTCATCGAGCGCCCCGTGGCAAAAAGCGCTGACGCCGACCGCTTCACCAGGGCGCTCGACGCGGTGCGCGCCACGCTCGGCGAGGCGCACAGCCTCGACAGCGTCGCCGAAGCCGCCGGCCTGACCCGGCGCACCTTCACCCGCCGCTTCCAGAAATCGATCGGCACCAGTTTTGGCGATTGGCTGACCAGCCAGCGGATCGAGCTGGCGCAGCGCTTGCTGGAGGCGACGGAGAAATCGATGGACATCGTCGCCTTCGAAGCCGGCTTCGGCAGCGCCACCTCGTTGCGCCAGCATTTTGCCGCGAGACTGAGGACATCGCCGGCGCAATACCGGCGGGAGTTTTCCAGGCGAGGCGATCGGCGGGAGGACATGGTGCACGCAGCGTCCTGA